A stretch of DNA from Thermococcus sp. Bubb.Bath:
CGCTAGGAAGAGGGCAGTGAATGCAACGGCCCGTTTTAGGGCCTGAATGAAAGGACATCTAAGGTAGAACCCCGCAAATGCGCCCAAGAAAACGTCACCTGCTCCAGTTGACTCGTCCACTTCAACTCGGATCGGATGGAAGGAGTACTCCTTCCCTCTCATGAAAGCCCTTCCCCCCTCAGGCCCGTTTGAAAGCAGGAGCACCTCAACCGCGTTCGGGGAGAAGTTCCTTAGGTAATCGAACTCGGAAACGTCCGCGTGTAGGACTCTCAAACCCTCCAGCGTTGAGCCATCAAAAGACCCGTATGAGACCTCTCCCTGTCCGGTAGAGCGTATGAACCCCTGAAGGTCTGCCCCTACAAAGGGGAACCTCCTCACCGCCCTTCTTACGAGTTCTGGATCCACCTCCCCGGCAACGGGGTTGATAAGAACTGCGTCGTAATTACCGGAGGGTAGTTCTTCAATGGGCGAAGCCCTCCCAAGCAGTCTCAGCTCCTTCCGGTTCCCGTCGAGGTAGGTCAGCTCGTAGGTGGTTGTATTCTCCGATGGGATCACTTTCAGTTTTCCGATTGATTCAAGCTCCGAAATCCAGCTTTCTGGAAGTTCCGAGAAGGATGTCAGTATCTCAACGTTGCAAAAGTGGGAGAGGGCCAGGGCCGAGTAGTAGGCTCCACCCCCAAGCCTTTCAATGCTCTCTCCACGTTTCTTCACGATGTCCCTGACGACGTGGCCGATTACAAGGCACTTCATACTACCACCTGCTCATCACGGTCCAGTCGGGAATGCTGGATGTTATCATTGCGTGAAGTCTTGGAACCGGAAGATATAAGCCTCACTCAAACCCCGGCCTTTTGACGTTCAAGACTTCCCTGTTCACAAGGGTTGGTGGGACTTCTCCGTTCTTGAAGGCTATGAGGTTCCTTGCAACGAGCCCTGCCATTCCCTCCCTCGCTCCGTAGGTGGCGCTCCCTATGTGTGGTGCCAGAACGACGTTCTTAAGGCTGAATAGCCCCTCGTTGTAGTATGGCTCCTCCTCGAAGACATCCAGGCCGGCACCTGCGATCCAACCCTCTTTGAGGGCCTTGATGAGTGCCTGGGTGTCCACAACCTTGCCGCGCGCTATGTTGACCAGAATTGCCGTCGGCTTCATGAGCTTCAAGTGCTCCTCGTTTATCATGTGGTGGGTTTCTTTCGTGAGAGGAACTGCTAGGACAACGAAGTCACTCTCCCTCAAAAGCTCTTCAAGGGATCTGAACTCCGCTCCGAGCTCCATCTCGACATCTGGTTTTCTGCTCCTTGCGTTGTAGAGGATTCTCATGTCAAATCCCTTTGCCCTCCTAGCTATCGCTTGGCCTATCCTTCCGAAGCCGACTATCCCAATCGTCTTGCCGTAGACGTCATGGCCGAGGTACATAAGCGGGTGCCAGGCCACGCCGCGCCTCTTCCACTCTCCAGAGCGGACGAAGTTGTCCGCCTCAACGAGTCTCCTGGCGGTGGCTAAGAGGAGAGTCCAAGCGAAGTCTGCGGTAGCGTTTGTGAGGACGTTGGGCGTGTTGGTGACGTAGATTCCGCGCTTGGTCGCCTCTTCAATGTCAACGTTGTCGTAGCCGACGGCGTAATTTGCCACTATCCTTAGTTTTGGGGCGGCGTCGAATATCTCGGTGTCTATTCTCTCGCTCAACATTGTAACGAGGGCGTCAACATTTCTCACCTGCTCAAGGAGGACTTCCCGCGGTATCTCATGCTCGTCCTCCCAGACTTCGACATCGAAGTGCTCCTTCAAGAGCTCTATCCCGTTCTCGGGAATCCTGCGCGTGATGAACACCTTCGGCTTCACTTCAACCACCGAAGAAAAAGTTAAAAGAGAGGTTTAAGGATTTGTCCTCAATCGAAATCCCATATCGTCCTCCCCTTGTAGAACATCATGACGTAGCCACAGTTCTTGCAGATGACGATCTTGACCTTGTGGGCTGTAAAGCCCCACTTGCTGTCAAGTTTGCCCTCCTCGACCTGGAAGTCTGTACCCCCACAGAGGGGACACTTAAGCTGTCTTTTCTCCACAGCAATCACCATTGTTACTACTCGATGGAAGTATAAATGGCTTTCGTTTGACACCGGGAAACCTCTTAAACATAGGCACAGACTTAGGCACATGAAGGTCACTGGAGAGATCATGGGAATAAGCGAGAACGGTCTTGGAGTTCTAAAATACGAAGACAGGGAGTTTTATGTCCCCTTCGCATATCCTGGAGACGTTGTCAGCGTCAAGAAGGCAAAGCGCCGATTCGGCAGAAAAATCGCAACCGATTTTGGCCTCATTGAGGAATCTCCTCTTCGTCAGAGGCCCAGGTGCGTTCATTTTGGAAGATGCGGCGGCTGTCTCTGGCAGGGGTTGAAGTATAAGGAACAGCTCCTGCTCAAGGCCGGGGCTTTTGAGAGGATAACTGGGATAAGCGCCGAGATTAAGGGCTCGCCCAGGATATGGAGCTTTCGCAACGTGAGCAACTTCATAGCAACCACCTCTGGAATTGGGCTGAAAGAGTACGGCAATCCTCTCGGGGTGGTAGGGCTAACAGAGTGCCCAGTCTTTTCAAAGAAGACACCCAAATATTTGGATGCTCTGAAGGGCTTCCTCAGCGAGACCAGTCTTAAACCGTGGGATCTAAGGAGAAAAACCGGCGAAGTCCACTATCTGCAAGTGAAGGAGGGCAAGTTCACGGGAGATGTTATGGTAAACCTCATCGCCCACGTGAAGCCATCTGGGGGAGTTCTTGAGGTGTTTAAGGGCTATTTCTCCTTTGCCGACTCCCTCTACTGGAGCGTTAAGGAGAATGAGAGGGACGATCCGCGCGGCGATGCCCAACTCGTGGCTGGAGAGCCTTACATCCGCGAGCGGGTTGAGGACGTTACTTACCTCATCCGCCCCAACAGCTTCTTCCAGACCAACAGCTACGCTTTACATATCCTTTTGAAGGCTGTGGAGGGCTTTACGGAAGGTGAGAAGGTTCTCGACCTCTACGCCGGCGTCGGGACATTTGGCATTTATCTCGCGAAGAGGGGCTTCGAGGTTGAAGGCGTCGAAGTCAACCCCTTCGCGGTGGAGGTGGCTAACAAGAACGCTGAGCTCAACGGCGCCGGGGCTAGATTTATGGTGGGAAAGGCAGAGGAGACGCCGATAGGAGAGTACGACACCGTGATAGTTGACCCGCCGCGTAAGGGGCTGAATGAGGCCGGAGAGCTGCTCGTTAAAAGCGGAGTTGAGAACGTGGTTTACGTCTCCTGCAACCCAAGGGCCTTCAAGCTCGACTACGAGAACCACCTGAAGAAGACCTACCGTGTCGAGGATACCGTCCTCATCGACATGTTCCCCCACACGCCGCACGTTGAGGCAGCAGTAAAACTGAAGAAGAAATGGTAGGCCTCAAACGGCCTTCCAGAACGGATCCTGCTGGGCCTTCACCTTCGCAGTCATCTTCAGGGCTTTTATGTCGGTCTCGTCGAGCTCGTTCTTGAGCTGCTTCGCCAGCAGAACGACGTCGTTCTTGCTCAAATCCACGTAGAGGGTTTCGCCTGGGTGGATGTGTCTGCCCACCATCGCTCCTTCTATAGCAACCGCGACCGCGTCGCCCTTCTTCGCCTCCTGGACGAAGTCGTTCTTGTTCTTTATCGACTTGATGACGCCGACCTTCTGGCCGTTCTGCTTGATGAGGACAACACCGGGCTTTATTCTACCTTCCACGACCTCAACCCCCACTATGGCAGGGTGGCTCCTCCTGAAGACGTAGCGCTCATCTGGGTAGAGCCTGATGACACCGGGGAAGGTGACGTTCTTGAGGAGCTCGCGCTTCCTCTTCTCTTCCTCCTCTTTGACCCAGGCCTCGTAGTCCTCTATGAGCTTGTAGATGATGTTGCCGACGAAGATGGGCACGCCCTTGGCGTTCGCAACCTCCTCAGCGTCCTCGTTGACCTTGACGTTGAAGCCGAGGACGACGCCGTACTTCGGCTCCTCCTCTTTGACGCTCAGGGCCTCCATAACGTCCGTCTTGCTGATGTTGCCGACGTCGGCCTTCCTTATTGGGATGTTCTTCTCTCCGAGCTCCTTGCTGAGGGCCTCAAGGCTTCCAAGGGTGTCGGCCTTGACGATGACGCCGACCTTTCCGGTGCTTATGACGACGCTCTGTATCTGGCTGAGTATCTCCTCTTTGGCCTTCTCAATCTCCTCCTCGGAGCGGGCCGCTATGACCGGAGAACCTGCAAGGGCCTCTTCCAGGCCGGGCGCGGCTACCTTGATACCTGCCGCTGCAACCACTTCATCCACCTGGTCAAAGCGGAACCTTGGGTCCCTTATCTCGTCGAGGGGCTTGGGCTTGAGCAGGGCGCGGATTTTGGTCACTATCGCCTTGTCCTTCCCGCCGACAACTATGGTGTCGTCTTTCCTGAGGGTTCCGTCATAGATGATGACGTCTATCGTGGTTCCGAGTCCGAGCTCCTCGCGAACTTCGAGAATGGTGCCGCGCGCGGGGCCCTCCACCTCTATCTTAAGCTTCTCCTCGAGGTACTTCTGTGAAAGGCCAGCTATGAGAACCAGCAGTTCTGGAACACCGATGCCGTACTTGGCGGAAATCGGCACTATCGCCAGCTCGCGTGTAAAGTCCTGGACGCGGTCGAAGCGGTTGGCGTTGAAGCCCATCTCGTAGAACTTCCCGATGAGCTCCCAGAGCTTGGTTTCGAGTTCTTGCTGTGCTCCCTGGTCCTGCTTCTTGATGTTGACGAGGAAGGGCTCGTCCTCCTTGACCTTCCAGCCCTTTATCCTGTCTATCTTGTTTGCGGCGACTATGAAGGGTGTCCTGTTCTTTCTGAGTATCTCGATGCTCTCTATCGTCTGCGGCTGAAAGCCCTCGTTGATGTCCACGATGAGAACCGCGAGGTCGGCGAGGCTCCCTCCCCTAGCCCTGAGGCTCGTGAATGCCTCGTGACCGGGGGTATCTATGAATAGCAGTCCGGGAAGCTTTATCTCTCCCTTCCAGAGCTTGATGAGCGGCCCGGCAAGGGTCCGAACGGTCTCTATCGGAACCTCAGTGGCCCCTATGTGCTGGGTTATTCCTCCCGCTTCATTACTTGCTACATTAGTATGTCTTATCTTATCAAGCAAGGTAGTCTTGCCGTGATCCACGTGGCCGAGAACCGCGATGATGGGCTGTCTAATCCTCTTCGCCATTTCTCTCACCTGAGCTAAAATCAGGTGTGGGCTTTTAAAGGGTTCGGCGCGAGTATTAAAAACTACTGTAGTAATTCCGCCCGGTGGTGATGATAGGGTTGCTCATAGGCACGGGAATTGGGTTGCTTTTGGCGGCCATCTACGGCAGGCTCAAGGGGATGGCGGGAGAAATCGAGATGGCGGTCCTGATACCGTTCTTCACATACCTGCTCTCGCTCCAGTTCTACGGAAACTTTGACGTGCCTGGGGCTGTTGCCGTGGTTTCAACGCCCATCGGGGACTTCGTTCAGAGCAGGTTCTCAATCGGTCTGGATACCGCTCTTGCAGCGCTCGTGGCCTTAACCTATGTCTGGATCCGCTCGAAGGGTGCCCTCAGCGTGGATGAATACCAGGGCCTCGGTCTCTTCCTCTGGGCGGCCTTTGGAATGGACGTGGGCCTAATGGCAACGGCGGGACCAGTCTTTATGGGAACCGGCTTCGTTATACTGGCAGTTGTGCTTATTCTCCACGCAAGAAAACCCGGCCGCGATCTAAGGGCTGTCCCGTGCGGAGGAGAGCTAAGGGAACTCGCCGAAAGGGAAGGTTTCGGTTGTCTGAGTGATAAAGTCAGCTACGGTGTTTACAAAATCGGTAGTGCTCTGGTGGTCGGCGGAAAGCTCCCGGAGGAGTTCCCGCGCTGGAGGAAGGTCGTGGAATGCATGTTAGCTGTTCCCTCTTCGGGTATATGGGATAAAGCTTTAGGCTACGGGTTCGCGTTTCTTCCTGGTATCGTTGGTGTTTTTATGAAGCCGGGGCTGCTGGCTTCATCTTTGATTATAGTGCTCGCTTTCGCCCTGATGGTGATCGTGGGCAGTTATCGCGTGGGGAGAACGAAGAGAAGCCTTCCTGAAGAATGTAGAGAGGTCATGGACGAATACGCGAAGTTTTAAAGGAGGAAATTTAAAGAGAAGGACAAGAAGGCCGTTGTCATAGATTAGCGCTCTAAGCAGTCCATTTCGTCCATGTACTCTTTCTTTGCCTTCGCGTGGGTGTGGTAGAACCAGTCGGCGGCCTTGCAGTACTCGAAGAGCTCTTCCGGCCTGAAGTAGAGGTTTATCTCCCTCTCGGCGCTCTCCGGGCTGTCGGAGGCGTGGACGACGTTGTATATCGAGTCGCCTATGTCGAGGCCGTAGTCACCGCGTATGCTTCCAGGCTCAGCGTCCTTTGGGTCGGTGGCACCGCACATCTTTCTGACGACGCTTATGGCGTATCTTCCTTCAACGACCATGACGACGCTGGGGGCCTTTGTTATGTAGTCTATGAGCGGCTCGAAGAAGGGCTTGCCCTTGTGCTCCTCATAGTGCTTCTCTGCCAGCTCCCTCGTTATCCATATCATCTTCATTCCGACGATCTTAAGGCCGCGCTTCTCAAACCTGGAGATTATCTCTCCCATGAGGCCCCTGACGACGGCATCGGGCTTTAGAATAACGAGGGTTCTCTCTATCCTGTTCTCTGCCATTTCCAACACCGGGTTTTATTGATCACTGGGGTTAATAGGTTTTTTGGAGTCAAAGTCCATCCAGGCCAGGTACCTCTTTGCGACCTCCTCTTGATAGGGGCCGGAGTACGTGAGCTTTCCACCTTCGAGGACGACCATCTGGTCTATCCCAAGGTTCAGAGGTATGTGGCTGGCTATGATGAGGCCTGTTTTCTTAGGAAGGTCGTTGAGGGCCTTCGCTATGATTATCCTGCTCGTCGCGTCAAGGCCGCTGAAGGGTTCGTCCATCAGGATGAGCTCCCTATCGGAAGCCAGGGGCTCTATCATCGCCACCCTCCTCCTAAGGCCCTTTGAAAGCTCCCCGACACGCTTGAAGGCGTGTTCTTTAAGTCCAAGCGTTTCAACGGCGTTTTTGACGGGTTCCGGGCCGTAGAGATCGGAGAGGTAGTCGATGACGCTTGAAACCCTCATCATGTAAGGGATATCCTCAACGTCCCTCACGTAGAGCATCCTGGAGTAGAGCCTGGAAGGATTTTCGAAGGGATCAAACCCGAGAACCTTCACTGAGCCTTCGGTTGGTCTGAGA
This window harbors:
- a CDS encoding ATP-binding cassette domain-containing protein, yielding MPVRELASAKDLTVKFRYNVALDGITLDLKGNRILLLGSNGSGKTTLMRVLSGILRPTEGSVKVLGFDPFENPSRLYSRMLYVRDVEDIPYMMRVSSVIDYLSDLYGPEPVKNAVETLGLKEHAFKRVGELSKGLRRRVAMIEPLASDRELILMDEPFSGLDATSRIIIAKALNDLPKKTGLIIASHIPLNLGIDQMVVLEGGKLTYSGPYQEEVAKRYLAWMDFDSKKPINPSDQ
- the infB gene encoding translation initiation factor IF-2 yields the protein MAKRIRQPIIAVLGHVDHGKTTLLDKIRHTNVASNEAGGITQHIGATEVPIETVRTLAGPLIKLWKGEIKLPGLLFIDTPGHEAFTSLRARGGSLADLAVLIVDINEGFQPQTIESIEILRKNRTPFIVAANKIDRIKGWKVKEDEPFLVNIKKQDQGAQQELETKLWELIGKFYEMGFNANRFDRVQDFTRELAIVPISAKYGIGVPELLVLIAGLSQKYLEEKLKIEVEGPARGTILEVREELGLGTTIDVIIYDGTLRKDDTIVVGGKDKAIVTKIRALLKPKPLDEIRDPRFRFDQVDEVVAAAGIKVAAPGLEEALAGSPVIAARSEEEIEKAKEEILSQIQSVVISTGKVGVIVKADTLGSLEALSKELGEKNIPIRKADVGNISKTDVMEALSVKEEEPKYGVVLGFNVKVNEDAEEVANAKGVPIFVGNIIYKLIEDYEAWVKEEEEKRKRELLKNVTFPGVIRLYPDERYVFRRSHPAIVGVEVVEGRIKPGVVLIKQNGQKVGVIKSIKNKNDFVQEAKKGDAVAVAIEGAMVGRHIHPGETLYVDLSKNDVVLLAKQLKNELDETDIKALKMTAKVKAQQDPFWKAV
- the gyaR gene encoding glyoxylate reductase, with translation MKPKVFITRRIPENGIELLKEHFDVEVWEDEHEIPREVLLEQVRNVDALVTMLSERIDTEIFDAAPKLRIVANYAVGYDNVDIEEATKRGIYVTNTPNVLTNATADFAWTLLLATARRLVEADNFVRSGEWKRRGVAWHPLMYLGHDVYGKTIGIVGFGRIGQAIARRAKGFDMRILYNARSRKPDVEMELGAEFRSLEELLRESDFVVLAVPLTKETHHMINEEHLKLMKPTAILVNIARGKVVDTQALIKALKEGWIAGAGLDVFEEEPYYNEGLFSLKNVVLAPHIGSATYGAREGMAGLVARNLIAFKNGEVPPTLVNREVLNVKRPGFE
- the rlmD gene encoding 23S rRNA (uracil(1939)-C(5))-methyltransferase RlmD: MKVTGEIMGISENGLGVLKYEDREFYVPFAYPGDVVSVKKAKRRFGRKIATDFGLIEESPLRQRPRCVHFGRCGGCLWQGLKYKEQLLLKAGAFERITGISAEIKGSPRIWSFRNVSNFIATTSGIGLKEYGNPLGVVGLTECPVFSKKTPKYLDALKGFLSETSLKPWDLRRKTGEVHYLQVKEGKFTGDVMVNLIAHVKPSGGVLEVFKGYFSFADSLYWSVKENERDDPRGDAQLVAGEPYIRERVEDVTYLIRPNSFFQTNSYALHILLKAVEGFTEGEKVLDLYAGVGTFGIYLAKRGFEVEGVEVNPFAVEVANKNAELNGAGARFMVGKAEETPIGEYDTVIVDPPRKGLNEAGELLVKSGVENVVYVSCNPRAFKLDYENHLKKTYRVEDTVLIDMFPHTPHVEAAVKLKKKW
- a CDS encoding PfkB family carbohydrate kinase; this encodes MKCLVIGHVVRDIVKKRGESIERLGGGAYYSALALSHFCNVEILTSFSELPESWISELESIGKLKVIPSENTTTYELTYLDGNRKELRLLGRASPIEELPSGNYDAVLINPVAGEVDPELVRRAVRRFPFVGADLQGFIRSTGQGEVSYGSFDGSTLEGLRVLHADVSEFDYLRNFSPNAVEVLLLSNGPEGGRAFMRGKEYSFHPIRVEVDESTGAGDVFLGAFAGFYLRCPFIQALKRAVAFTALFLARRSINLSMDEINKLAIKVGVKRV
- the ndk gene encoding nucleoside-diphosphate kinase, which encodes MAENRIERTLVILKPDAVVRGLMGEIISRFEKRGLKIVGMKMIWITRELAEKHYEEHKGKPFFEPLIDYITKAPSVVMVVEGRYAISVVRKMCGATDPKDAEPGSIRGDYGLDIGDSIYNVVHASDSPESAEREINLYFRPEELFEYCKAADWFYHTHAKAKKEYMDEMDCLER